The Tachysurus fulvidraco isolate hzauxx_2018 chromosome 26, HZAU_PFXX_2.0, whole genome shotgun sequence genome segment agacagacagaaagggagagatggagagagagacagacaggtcagacagacagagagaggaagacagatAGGTtttactgacagacagacagagggggggCAGACAGGGAGGGgtgagatacagacagacagacttgcactgatagatagatagatagatagatagatagatagatagatagatagatagatagatagatagatagatagatagatagatacctaattattaagatagatagatagatagatagatagatagatagatagatagatagatagatagatagatagatagatacctaATTATTATACAGTTAAGTCATTAGAGTTCATTAAGGACTAATGAGATGTAAGAAGACGTCGTGGTTCTTGACGTCGACTCTTCTAACTGTCCGGTTCTGCGTACAGGAAGCTGGTGTTTATAACGAGACTGCGTACAGGAAGCTGGTGTTTATAACGAGACTGCGTACAGGAAGCTGGTGTTCATAACGAGACTGCGTACAGGAAGCTGGTGTTCATAACGAGACTGCGTACAGGAAGCTGGTGTTCATAACGAGACTGCGTACAGGAAGCTGGTGTTCATAACGAGACTGCGTACAGGAAGCTGGTGTTCATAACGAGACTGCGTACAGGAAGCTGGTGTTCATAACGAGACTGCGTACAGGAAGCTGGTGTTCATAACGAGACTGCGTACAGGAAGCTGGTGTTCATAACGAAGTTTATTATGAAATATCGATATCATGTCAATCAGATCAccaaattaaaacattaaactgatattttctttcataacctaatattattttaatatggcACTTAGTACATATGGTGCAACATAACATCATCCTCTTCTCCTTCACATCCCCCCCCCACAGTCTTCCTCCTCCTCGCGAATAATCCGCTTCCTGTCCGTCGGCCGCTTCCGAAATCCAGAAAGAGCATCAACGTGGAAAAAATAGCACAttataatagaataaataatgttttatattcatactTTTAAATATTGTGATTCGGACTAAATACTATCTTCCAAAAAATTGAATATACCATAAATTAAATCTTGCacaagtccttttttttttttttttcttttttgatgaagattaacaaaaaaaaaaaagaaccctaAAAAGCTAACGCTAGCAGCATTAGCTTAGTTAAAGATAACTTGAATAAATTGAAAACGTCGCCTGAGAAGACACATACCTGGGTTCCACCTGGACAGGGGACAGTGCACCTGTTTCGGGAACATTTGGCAACCAAACCGTTTTGGCACGATATCAGAGAGAGGATTAGCAACGAAAACAAAAACCTAAGCAGCTAATAAATAATCAACATCAGACAATCAGATCGGATCAAAGTCCAGGGTGCAGATTGATAGCATTGAAAATCGATTAaagataaagtttaaaaatgagatTATTATATAACATGGGTGCTATTTTATTCTGTGAGTGTTAGCAGCTAAGTGCTAACGTTGTAAAGTCTGAAAGCACACGTTTGTCCAAAAATAAAACGTACATCAGTGTTCGCTTAACAGTTTGGTGATTAGCCGGGACGCGATGTGTGGAGATTCAGGCATGCGGCTTGCACCATGCTAACCTTTCAGCTCTAAGTTATACGCacttgttagctacattagcctcTTAGATCAAGAAGCAAACATCAGACCAAACGCGTCCTGGCTAATCGAGTGTATTAAGCTTCCAATCGCGTCAATTTCATCGTTGGCTAAACATTAGCTTCAAAGATAGTTTGCTAACTGTTGTCGAGTCTTATTGTTAGCCTGCTAACGTCGGCGGATCGAGTCCCAGATTGTATTTAACAACTGGAAAAAAACATACGTCTAGTAGAAATGAGTCACGACTCGACTCGTGTTGCGACCTCAGGGATGTTTCAGAGCTTCATCAGTTTTACTCCatgatattaaaaattaaataaataaatcgtcaGTAAATTAAAAGTGGACGCTGGACACGATAGTAAACATCTGGAGGTGTTGGAGATCTGATCGGATGAACCAAACCTTCTCATGATCACGTGGGCTTTGGTCCAGGACTGATTTAAACCATAATCAGGTCTaagctgatatttatttttttaacataaattaacaaaatacaaaatatacgAGTCAGCTCGAGCTACTCGGTAACAGTGTCGTCATGGTAACGGTAATCTCACGCTAGTGTAGTAACCGTTTTCACGTAGCATAGCTAGCACATGTACACCAGCCGGGCCTCTGGAGATGGATTACAGCATCGCTTTGTTAGATATgcagttaccatgacaacccTAGATATACGTAGTGGTGTAGGTCAGTTAGTGAAACCCTGAACGATGAACATATAAACCGATAAAACTGATGAAGGAGAAGAAACGTCCCAGCGGTTTGACTCGCGGCTCCGAAGCCGGAAAAACCTTCAgatggagaaaaatatatttttttcagttgttCGGTacaaaaatgtttctctttttaaCGACTTTGACCCGTAAGAATATAAAATACCTGTAATCGGACCGGTTCGTATTTTCATGCAGAACTGATAGAATgcaacacacagagaaactccacacacactgaagaagaaaaaaaaaaacatctccaaaGTGTACAGTAGAACCGATGGGTCTGAAGCTGTGAGAGGAAACGAGAGAtcgagaaagaaagagacagaaatgcCCCGATTAGTCACAGTGCACGGAGGAACACCAGGGCGGCGCTAGAGAGCGGAGAGTCGTTAGTgctttatcgtgtgtgtgtgtgtgtgtgtgtgtgtgtgtgtgtgtgtgtgtgcgcgtttctttttttcttccttcaaaACATGGAAATGATTCTTCACACGTTTgaagagaaagggaaataaaacacttatcGAAAATCCCATCGGACGAAGGAACGTAGCGACGTAGGGCTTGTGGTTAGGTTTACATATGTATAaccattactgtgtgtgtgtgtgtgtgtgtgtgtgtgtgtgtgtgtgtgtgtgtgtgtgtgtgtatttctccaGTGTCTATTATGTCATATGTATACAGTTTAGTGCATCCAGTCCATCAGGGGGCGCCGTAACCCATTACAGCTTTTTCtcttcagctgtgtgtgtgtgtgtgtgtgtgtgtgtgtgtgtgtgtgtgtgtgtgtgtgtgtgtgtgtgtgtgtgtgtgagtctctcgtcctaaaaaaaaaaagaaaaaaaaagaaagatatttaGGATAGtgcttctccttttttttttaacgtttgaTTGTTAGAGAAAATCGCAGCAGTCTGTGTATTTTCGCTCAGTGGTGATTTTTTCCGGGGTGgtgcttcttcttctgcttcttcttctgcttcttcttcttcttcttcttcattacgTCAGTGTTCTTGTTCATTGGTGGTTTACTCGGTTCGAAGATCGCTCGGGGGCTATTTCTTAAAGGGCGCTAAGCGGCTGATGTTGTGCCAGAAAGGTGACGTGCTGCGTTTGGGTTCGTACTCGTATCCGTCCGGGAGGAGGAAATGACCCGGGTTCGCAGGGTCGAGAGGGGGAGGGTAGGAGGGCGGGGCCGACCGTCCGACacctgagaaaacacacacacacaatagagaAAAGTCAGAGAGGTCAGAAAGGGCGATGTAAATGTGAAAGGTTCCTGCGCCTCAGGTTGTGGTTACCTTTCTGTTTGGTTACTCTCCTCACCGTCAGAGCCGCCTGGCGCTTCTGATACTCTGAGATCTCAAACCCTGAAGGTCAAAAGCAGGCAGTTTATTAACATGAAGGTCGTGGAGCATCATCCAAAACCTTGACTTtgctcaacaacaacaacaataataataataataataataataataataataataatagcctcACCGATCTTCTCGTCTTCCTGCACCATCTTGCGTTCTTCCTGAAACGCTCGCAGCCAGCGGATTTTCTCCTCCAGCTTCTTGGCGAGGAAAATGTGGATTTCGTCCGAGTCTTTGTTGCTCAGTTTGAAGGCGTTTTTCACGCTGACATTAAAATCATCGTCTCTGCCGTCTATAGCGTCCAAGACCTCGTAACGGTCCATATCGATTCGTCCTTTATAATAAAGGATATCTCGTCGAATCAAGTCCTGTGATTGGATAAAGGGGAACATCAGGTGTAAAAGCAGTATGCAGtactgtacctatctcaggcgtcatcgggcatcgaggcaggatacaccctggacggagtgccaacccatcacagggcacacacactctcattcactcactcactcacacactacggacaattttccagagatgccaatcaacctaccatgcatgtctttggaccgggggaggaaaccggagtacccggaggaaacccccgaggcacggggagaacatgcaaactccacacacacaaggtggaggtgggaatcgaaccccgaccctggaggtgtgaggcgaacgtgctaaccactaagccaccgaaaCCCCCCCCACCCTTCTGCTGAAGATCATTTAATGTACACTCATCTGTTCATCTATGTTTACTTCTCCTTCACTCTTTCACTTTAtccattctgtatttttttctctctttcaatctTTCTTACTGATGAATTACAATTCTGTACCTCAGTCTGTTCTTTTGTCCTTCGTTtccattgttttctttctttctttctttctctttgtcagttctttctttagtttatttttttgccccttttagtttctgtctttatttctttctaaactcattttctgttttttatgcTAGTCATTTTTCACACTAAtatttctttccctcttttccTTTCTCACCTTTTTGCAGATGACCATCTGATGGTCAAACAGGAAGAAGACACGTGTTTGGCTCCTCCCATAAGGCTGATAGATCCAGGACAGCTCTCCGGTGTACACCAGCTCAGAGCTCCTATCCAGGACATCGTcaccctggacacacacacacacacacacacacacacacacacacacacacacatacacacacaagccttGTAGTCGTACTATCAGGTCTTTATTGAGGTATTTATTTCATGTCATCTGTCCAGAATCAGAACAGTTGCCGCTCGCACCTCCCAGTCCAGTACGGACGCCTGCCACTGAGCGATTTTGTCGATGTTCTCCAGTCTTCGTTTCCTTTCGTTAATCTGTTGAGTTACATTTCTCATAACAGCCAACGCTGCAGCGACGTAGCGGTAATCACTGCGGTAGACAGGGGGAAAGTGGAGAAGGGGCGGGGAGGAGGACAGGAAGTGTGAATGGGTGGAGGAGAAAAGCAGCAGATATCAAGCTTACTTTTAATGCTGTagaaagacagtgtgtgtgtgtgtgtgtgtgtgtgtgtgtgtgtgtgtgtgtgtgtgtgtgtgtgtgtgtgtttacactgtaaCCACTCATTTGAATGTCTTCCCAGCTGCCTTTTAGCACTTTTGAGACAAGTGTTCAACAATGGCTGGTGTTCAGCTCAATAACCCAGGGGAGGTGTTTAACAGTTTCCTGCTCACTAAGTTCTGGCAGCACTGTGGCAGTTTTGAGTCTAGTGTAAGTTTGTGTTCCCGTGTTAGAAGTGTGAAAAAGAGCAGCAAGCGTCTGCCTTATGTTCTGCCCACTGGCGTCAAAAAATAAACCTCCCGTATGTTTCGGTGAAATGAAAGGAAAGCAGAAATATAATCAGTACCTGAAGGTATAAAGTACACTAGAgatcttcacgggtccacttagatccgaagaCCCGAgatccgacccgagacccgagcgggttcgggtctaaaagtttcaggtgtacctcggacacgattagggtataataatagcggcgtcgggtctcgggtaatttaaaatgaatgtgtttttaccgaacggacccgagaagacccgaactactgtatctcgtgtgtgtgcctcgactcgagtcattttccaacctctcctctgtttgccaagaccgcttgcgacatgtggctggtgacgtgcggCTCTTGGTAAGCTAATttacgttgaaacagacctgtcaatcaattttgaatccactctgtagcggttactttagtgtagagttacgtaacattcgggtccagtcgggttaaaaaaaaaactgatgtcgggtcggactcgggtctcgggtcgggtctttcttaaaaaaaaataaattatgcacgtctggttcgggtaaaaagtgattcgggtcacttcggttcggtacatttctttagagccgagaagacctctagtacTAAGAAGGGCCAGTTACGTACCATCATGTCTCGAAGGTGTGATATGTTCAGAGAATATAAACCCAACCTGCCTTGTTTTGGGATGGTGGTGAAACTGAACGAAGCTTCTCTAAAACACAGACTTTTGCTGTTTGGTGACATTCTGCAAAGGACCCAGGATATGTTTGAATCCCAGATGGAACTAGGGGTTTGTTCGGTGGCCGGTCACATGAGACATTTGCATCGGAGGAGGTTTAGAGTGACAGGTGAGGTGGACAGACTGCGATGACCTGCAGCAGGAAGTTAGGAAGGAAGGACTAAAAATCATGACACTGCCAAGACCCATTTCCTGAGCTGGCGTGAAAACACACCAACGAGGTCCGTCCTGCCCTTGAAACAGAGTCTCTCTGCACTGTGGGACTCCTTGGGATGGTTTTCACAGACCTTACAGGAATACACCACAGAACACTGTTAGCATACCTGGTCATCCATCTGTATGTAAAGGCAGGACTGATGGCACATACAGGACAAGAGAACCCAGGAGCAGTTGCGACTCgatgagatggagagagattaTAAGACATGGACAGAGACATTTACCTATAAATCCTTGTACATTGGCTAGCCAAACTCCAGGAGCTGTGAATCTGGCACATAGGACAGCTTCTGTTTTTCCTGGCAGCATGTTTAAGAGTGAGACTCATCCATGTCTGACACTGCTGCCTAGATGCAGGATACAGGAAGCATATGAAAGAAGACAAGCTGCCACCTGGAGCTGGTCCTGCAACCTCTGACTCGAGTAAGTCAGGTCTCGGAACAGAGAAGTGAACCATTAGAGCATCAGGGAGGTGGGACTGCTGAAGGTAGCACCTGAGGGTCTAAAGGTATGTTCTACTATAACAGCAGCACTCCTAATGATTCCAACAGGGGGTTTGTGGATCGCTGAGGAGGGCTGATTTGTGGATGGTGGTGAGAGGCAGGGGGCAGAAATGATAGCCTATAGCAGTAAAACACTTCTGAGATATGAACTCAATGTCCACCAgtcaatcaaaacaaacattcattcattcattccctaccgcttatctgaacttctcgagtcacggggagcctgtgcctatctcaggcatcatcggggcatcgaggcaggatacaccctggacggagtgccaacccatcacagggcacacacacactctcattcactcacacactcacacactacggacaattttccagagatgccaatcgatgCCAAAAGATACTAGAACACAATGTGTCTTTTAGTGCATGAGCTGAGTTCGATGTGCGTGTACAGTAAGTGCCAGTAAGTGCCCCTGTGTGGTAACATGCTGTAACTGAATGTTACCTGTGCTCTTGTACAGTGTATTTCAGCAGTTCTGCTAGCTGCAGAGGATATTTGCAGATCTTCTGGACAGGAGTTAGCAAGAAGCCATCGATAGCGATGTCTATCATCTGCTGGACCAATCGGCAAGCTTCAAAGAAGTTCTGGTACCGGCTGTCTCTCATGAGACGTGTGAGCTCCATACACGCGTCTACATGGTTATTACAGTACTCAGAGTAGATCCAGAATCCGTCTTGCTGttgagacaagacacacacgtGTTATGGACATTCTGGATTcatgtgtgagtgtctgtgtgtgtgtgtgtgtgtgtgtgtgtgtgtgtgtgtgtgtgtgtgtgtgtgtgtgtgtgtgtgtgtgtgtgtgtgtatgtgtttgtgtgtgtgtgtgtgtgtgtgtgtatgtgtgtgtgtgtgtgtttgtgtgagtgtttgtgtgtgtgtgtttgtgtgtgtgtgtgtgtatgtgtgtgtgtgtgtatgtgtgtgtgtatgtgtgagtgtgtgtgtttgtgtgtgtgtgagtgagtgagtgagtgtgtgtgtgtgtgtgtgtgtgtgtgtgtgtatctgtgtgtgtgtgtgtgtgtgtgtgtatctgtgtgtgtgtgtgtgtgtgtgtgtgtgtatctgagcatgtgtgtgtgtgtgtgtatctgtgtgtgtatctgagcatgtgtgtgtgtgtgtgtgtgtatctgtgtgtgtgtgtgtgtgtgtgtgtgtgtgtgtgtgtgtgtgtgtgtgtgagtgtgtgtgtgtgtgtgtgtgtgtgtgtgagtgtgtgtgtgtgtgtgagtgtgtgtgtgtgagtgtgtgtgtgtgtgtgtgtgtgtgtgtgtgtgtgtgtgtgtgtgtgagtgtgtgtgtgtgtgtgtgtgtgtgtgtgcgtgtgtgtgtgtgtgtgtgtgtgcgtgtgtgtgtgagtgtgtgtgcgtgtgtgtgtgtgtgtgtgtgtgagtgtgtgtgtgtgtgtgtgtgtgtgtgtgtgtgtgtgtgtgtgtgagtgtgtgtgtgtgtgtgtgtgtatatgtgtgtgtgtatgtgtgtgtgtgtgtgtgtgtgtgtgtgtgtgtgtgtgtgagtgagtgtgtgtgtgtgtgtgtgtgtgtgtgtgtgtgtgtgtgagtgtgtgtgtgtgtgtgtgtgtgtgtgtgtgtgtgtgtgtgtgtgtgtgtgtgtgtgtgtgtgtgtgtgtgtgtgtgtgtgtgtgtgtgtgtgtgtgtgtgtgtgtgtgtgtgtgtatacgaaCATGCTCAAGGAAACAGGGCCCAATTTCACTCAGGTGAGGTTCTTCAGTGTTGAACTGTTTCTCCAGATCTCGAACAAAGCCGAGCTGAAACCTGTAAATGTCCTCGATGTTCCCGAATATCACCTTCAGCTGGTCATCGTTAAACATGTCTCTCCTCTTTTTGCACTGCTTCAGATAACCCTGAatgggcacgcacacacacgcacacgcacacacacacacacacacacacacacacacacacacacacaaacatttgttACTGAAGAAACCTATACAAGATCTTTATATGTAGTATTTGGGTATGAAATGTTGAAGTGATGGAATACAACCAATataattgttgtgtgtgtgtctgtgtgcgtgtgtgtgcgtgtgtgtgcgtgagtatgtgcttgtgtgtgggggggtgcgtgtgggtgtgtatgtgtgtgtatgtgtgtgttattgctgAGTGAATTTTCGCCTCAGTGCAGCTCTTCTGGTTGCATAACCTCTAAGAGTCATTAGAGATTGTggaggcttgtgtgtgtgtgtgtgtgtgtgtgtgtgtgtgtgtgtgtgtgtgtgtgtgtgtgtgtgtgtgtgtgtgtgtttgtgtgtatgtctgtgtgtggttcCATTTTtacaagagttttttttttctaaattccCATGGGTGAAGCCACTGAGCTGAGGCAACActaatgattgtgtgtgtgtgtgtgtgtgtgtgtatgtgtgtgtgtgtgtgtgtgtgtgtgtgtgtgtgtgtgtgtgtgtgtgtgtgtgtgtgtgtgtgtgtgtgctgttttggTGTTTAGCTGGTATTAAAGTgatttcagaaaaaaagaacGTTTTTAACACAAACGTTAAAAATCTCCTCTTTACCCAAAattctttttcatattttcactGAATCTATGAAGCTAATGTAtctcagtagtgtgtgtgtgtgtgtgtgtgtgtgtgtgtgtgtgtgtgtgtgtgtgtgtgtgtgtgtgtgtgtgtgtgtgtgtgtgtgtgtgtgtgtgtgtgtgtgtgtgtgtgtgtgtgtgtgtgtgtgtgagagagagagagtgtgtgtgagtgtgtgtgtgagtgtgtgtgtttgtgtgtgtgtgagagtgtgtgtgtgtgtttgtgtgtgtctgtgtgtgtgtgtgtgtgtgtgtgtgattgtgtgtttgtgtgctatgtgtgtgtgtgtgtgcgcgtgtgtgtgtgtgagtgtgtctgtgtgtgtgagtgtgtgagtgtgtgtgtgtgtgtgtgtgtgtgtgtgtgtgtgtgtgtgtgtgtgtgtgtgtgtgtgtgtgtgtgtgtgtgtgtgtgtgtgtgtgtgtgtgtgttttacctcaCAGATGTCCTTTAGGTGTTTGATGTAGTGTCTCTCGGTGCTCATGATCTCATTGATGACGTTGGCCCTCATCTGGTCTCGGTTCTGCACTGCCtggctcaaacacacacaatcactgcTTGGGTTTGGACTCGCCTCAGCATGACCATTTTGAACCTCACTACTGCCCTCTGCTGGATCCACCAACACTGACTCCTCCTGATTCGCCcacagctgtaacacacacacacacacacatgtgtgatGAGAAAAGATCGGTTATGAGCTcatcctaaataaataaataaataaataaatacacaggtgtacaggacaaacacacattcaggtTTAGTGCTTATGGGGACCGAGTTTTGGATCAGTAACACGAGGACCTACGGATTAATTCACTTAATATTAACATGTGCGTTATTTTAAGGCCTGTCAATAAGAATTGTAAagacataaatgttaaatgagtCATTCTTGTAGAGTTACAtaattacacaaatatctgttaAATTTGTGTggcaatatttattattaaatgtcctTTAAAGTCACCGCTTTACTGTCGCACATTTAGCAAAATAAAACGCTGAATCTCGACTATGGAGGATTACAATATGTCATCAGCACTGCaacacaaaattaaattaaacacaacataaataaataatacaactaatacaaatgtaaaatataaacataatacattTAGTCCCCATAAAATAGGTGTATGAAAAGGTCCCCTAAAAAacgtgtgtgggggtgggtgtgtgtgtgtgtgtgtgtgtgtgtgtgtgtgtgtgtgtgtgtgtgtgtgtgtgtttcccgtGTTACACAAACAAGAAATCAAAGAAGCGCAATATCGAGAACAAATCCCAAGGGGTGTTTCTGCCTCACTTTGTATATACCCAAAATAAcacctgcacaaacacacacacacacacacacacacacacacacacacacacacacacacacacaaatagtgaCATATTTTGCACAATCAGctctatttttttctgctgccTCTATAAGATGGATAGGTAGCCACATAAATcttgttgatgtgtgtgtgtgtgtgtgtgtgtgtgtgtgtgtgtgtgtgtgtgtgtgtgtgtgtgtgtgtgtgtgtgtgtgtgtgtgtgtgtgtgcaggtgtgtgatgGTAAAGAAAAATCAGTCGatattacagttaaaaaaaacggGGGTACTGAATAGCTGACTAAAACCCCCCCACCCTCCACCCCCCACATCTACTCTCTAAAGGAACTAATCTGATCACACACTTATTGTGATGTCGCATCAGTAGACAGTGAGGTGTGTTATCATTAAAGTAGaaatgtagtttgtgtgtgtgtgtgtgtgtgtgtgtgtgtgtgtgtgtgtgtgtgtgtgtgtgtgtgtgtgtgtgttagatctgTCTAAATGCTCTGTGAAAAATTCTGCATGCTAATAATGCAAAAGGGCAACAGGACAAAATGCATTCTCTCACTTCTtcattctctctatctctttctctctctctctctctctatctatctatctcttcttTATCCTCCCCTCTTTCTCTTCGTCCCCCTACATTTCAACagctctctctccatctcacttCTTTCCTCCACACctttctctccatccatcttccctcTTCCTCGTCTCTTAATCCTGCTCCTGTTCCTCTCGTCATCTtatactctttctctcttgaccttttttgatctctctctctctcttcctccgccccctccctcctcctcttaTCTTTTCCACTTTCCGATCTTTTCCACATTCCTCCGTCTCCGGTAGCGAGAAATGCCCCTGTTATTTTTTTCACCTCGTCATCTAACGCAGACTGACAGCTCATTCAGAGTGGGATGAGTCACCtcatgagatcagacacacacacacacacgctgacgtCACGTCGCTCGCCCATAAACACACGTACAAGAAAGAGAACGAGTGTTAAAATAGCTCACACACCGACGTCTTTCTATTGAGTGATAATGACTGTAATGTAAACACACGCTGCGCACGATTCCACTGATGTCGTGTGCTTTAATGTTctaacatttacagaatttaataaacacatttggGGTTCTAGAGTCAAAAGAAACACAGATACGGAGTCGGGGAGGTGAAAGAGGCAGAACAATTGACTTCAGGCTTCTAGACGGATCGGTGAGGAACCGCAGGAGCCACGGACATGACGACTGAACTGTCTGCTTCCTAAAACTCTACACTTTTCTCTAAACTTCAAAAGATCCGAAACTGAAAAGGTGAAGCATGAAGACGCTACATCTCCCTGATACTCCTCCTCTTtactctcctctttctcttctgcACACTACATCACTTTGTCTTGTTCTTCTTCCCTCCATCAtctctctcatcacacacacagtgttacagctgcatacagactgatagagtgtgtgtgtattaaatataaatgcagcCTAGAccattttttactgtgtgtgtgtgtgtgtgtgtgtgtgtgtgtgtgtgtgtgtgtgtgtgtgtgtgtgtgtgtgtgtgtgtgtgtgtattttgcccAACTCCATTAAGTGAGACAAAGATAGAAATTTGTGGGCAGAAAGTAAGGCGGAAATGGGGAAATGCACTTAGGCAGgggtaggagtgtgtgtgtgtgcgtgtgtgtctgtgtgtgtgtgtgtgtgtgtgtgtgtgtgtgtgtgtgtgtgtgtgtgtgtgtgtgtgtgtgcatgtgtgtgtgtgagagagctgaGACTGAGTTACATAAAAGTGCCATTAgtccaataaataaaaaaacccttcacaactctctctctctctctctctctctctcacacacacacacacacacacacacacacacacacacacacacacacacacacacattaaaccatTAGACTGGTACTAGGTGATGTGTGATGCTGTACATTGTTATATTAGattttatagtatttttatAGAATCTAACAGACCCTGAGTTC includes the following:
- the arhgef9a gene encoding rho guanine nucleotide exchange factor 9 isoform X4 produces the protein MMMMMMMVVVVMMMMMMMRWISKRRMLVSGGSIVNAEAVWDHVTMADRELAFKAGDVIKVLDSSNRDWWWGQIDDEEGWFPASFVRLWANQEESVLVDPAEGSSEVQNGHAEASPNPSSDCVCLSQAVQNRDQMRANVINEIMSTERHYIKHLKDICEGYLKQCKKRRDMFNDDQLKVIFGNIEDIYRFQLGFVRDLEKQFNTEEPHLSEIGPCFLEHQDGFWIYSEYCNNHVDACMELTRLMRDSRYQNFFEACRLVQQMIDIAIDGFLLTPVQKICKYPLQLAELLKYTVQEHSDYRYVAAALAVMRNVTQQINERKRRLENIDKIAQWQASVLDWEGDDVLDRSSELVYTGELSWIYQPYGRSQTRVFFLFDHQMVICKKDLIRRDILYYKGRIDMDRYEVLDAIDGRDDDFNVSVKNAFKLSNKDSDEIHIFLAKKLEEKIRWLRAFQEERKMVQEDEKIGFEISEYQKRQAALTVRRVTKQKGVGRSAPPSYPPPLDPANPGHFLLPDGYEYEPKRSTSPFWHNISRLAPFKK
- the arhgef9a gene encoding rho guanine nucleotide exchange factor 9 isoform X5 translates to MADRELAFKAGDVIKVLDSSNRDWWWGQIDDEEGWFPASFVRVDPNSTQPPPKQQLLYINPVVAPLKLWANQEESVLVDPAEGSSEVQNGHAEASPNPSSDCVCLSQAVQNRDQMRANVINEIMSTERHYIKHLKDICEGYLKQCKKRRDMFNDDQLKVIFGNIEDIYRFQLGFVRDLEKQFNTEEPHLSEIGPCFLEHQDGFWIYSEYCNNHVDACMELTRLMRDSRYQNFFEACRLVQQMIDIAIDGFLLTPVQKICKYPLQLAELLKYTVQEHSDYRYVAAALAVMRNVTQQINERKRRLENIDKIAQWQASVLDWEGDDVLDRSSELVYTGELSWIYQPYGRSQTRVFFLFDHQMVICKKDLIRRDILYYKGRIDMDRYEVLDAIDGRDDDFNVSVKNAFKLSNKDSDEIHIFLAKKLEEKIRWLRAFQEERKMVQEDEKIGFEISEYQKRQAALTVRRVTKQKGVGRSAPPSYPPPLDPANPGHFLLPDGYEYEPKRSTSPFWHNISRLAPFKK
- the arhgef9a gene encoding rho guanine nucleotide exchange factor 9 isoform X2; its protein translation is MATGARDTEEGGSPAERLEKLVSGGSIVNAEAVWDHVTMADRELAFKAGDVIKVLDSSNRDWWWGQIDDEEGWFPASFVRVDPNSTQPPPKQQLLYINPVVAPLKLWANQEESVLVDPAEGSSEVQNGHAEASPNPSSDCVCLSQAVQNRDQMRANVINEIMSTERHYIKHLKDICEGYLKQCKKRRDMFNDDQLKVIFGNIEDIYRFQLGFVRDLEKQFNTEEPHLSEIGPCFLEHQDGFWIYSEYCNNHVDACMELTRLMRDSRYQNFFEACRLVQQMIDIAIDGFLLTPVQKICKYPLQLAELLKYTVQEHSDYRYVAAALAVMRNVTQQINERKRRLENIDKIAQWQASVLDWEGDDVLDRSSELVYTGELSWIYQPYGRSQTRVFFLFDHQMVICKKDLIRRDILYYKGRIDMDRYEVLDAIDGRDDDFNVSVKNAFKLSNKDSDEIHIFLAKKLEEKIRWLRAFQEERKMVQEDEKIGFEISEYQKRQAALTVRRVTKQKGVGRSAPPSYPPPLDPANPGHFLLPDGYEYEPKRSTSPFWHNISRLAPFKK
- the arhgef9a gene encoding rho guanine nucleotide exchange factor 9 isoform X3 — translated: MMKMMLVSGGSIVNAEAVWDHVTMADRELAFKAGDVIKVLDSSNRDWWWGQIDDEEGWFPASFVRVDPNSTQPPPKQQLLYINPVVAPLKLWANQEESVLVDPAEGSSEVQNGHAEASPNPSSDCVCLSQAVQNRDQMRANVINEIMSTERHYIKHLKDICEGYLKQCKKRRDMFNDDQLKVIFGNIEDIYRFQLGFVRDLEKQFNTEEPHLSEIGPCFLEHQDGFWIYSEYCNNHVDACMELTRLMRDSRYQNFFEACRLVQQMIDIAIDGFLLTPVQKICKYPLQLAELLKYTVQEHSDYRYVAAALAVMRNVTQQINERKRRLENIDKIAQWQASVLDWEGDDVLDRSSELVYTGELSWIYQPYGRSQTRVFFLFDHQMVICKKDLIRRDILYYKGRIDMDRYEVLDAIDGRDDDFNVSVKNAFKLSNKDSDEIHIFLAKKLEEKIRWLRAFQEERKMVQEDEKIGFEISEYQKRQAALTVRRVTKQKGVGRSAPPSYPPPLDPANPGHFLLPDGYEYEPKRSTSPFWHNISRLAPFKK